In Massilia forsythiae, one DNA window encodes the following:
- the uvrB gene encoding excinuclease ABC subunit UvrB — translation MADLSVANSPAPNVITYPNSPFKLHQPFPPAGDQPTAIDGLIEGIDDGLMYQTLLGVTGSGKTYTMANVIARAGRPAIVFAPNKTLAAQLYAEFREFFPQNAVEYFVSYYDYYQPEAYVPQRDLFIEKDSSINEHIEQMRLSCTKSLMERRDVVIVATVSAIYGIGNPNEYHKMILTLRAGDKVAQRDVIARLIQMQYTRNEMDFSRGSFRVRGDTIDIFPAEHAELAIRVEMFDDEIESLQLFDPLTGRIRQKIPRFTVYPGSHYVTPRSTVLRAVDSIKAELRDRLEQFREQGKLLEEQRLEQRTRFDLEMLAEVGFTKGIENYSRHLSGAMPGEPPPTLIDYLPKDALMFMDESHVMIGQLNAMYNGDRSRKVNLVDYGFRLPSALDNRPLKFEEFENKMRQCIFVSATPAEYEKQHADNVVEQVVRPTGLVDPQLFVRPARSQVDDLMGEITDRIAKDERVLVTTLTKRMAEQLTEYLGDHGIKVRYLHSDIDTVERVEILRDLRLGTFDVLVGINLLREGLDLPEVSLVAVLDADKEGFLRSERSLIQTIGRAARNLNGVAILYGDQVTDSMQRAIDETERRRAKQIAFNAANGIVPKGVNKKIKDMIDGVYSAAAAKQMQDGSIASAQETAKVEAMSEKQISKEIKRLEKLMVDHAKNLEFEKAAQVRDQLHVLKQQAFGAPGADNVVSILGK, via the coding sequence ATGGCAGATTTATCGGTCGCAAATTCTCCAGCCCCGAACGTCATCACGTACCCGAATTCCCCGTTCAAGCTGCACCAGCCCTTCCCGCCCGCGGGCGACCAGCCGACCGCGATCGACGGCCTGATCGAGGGCATCGACGATGGCCTGATGTACCAGACGCTGCTCGGCGTGACCGGCTCCGGCAAGACCTACACGATGGCCAACGTGATCGCCCGCGCCGGGCGTCCGGCGATCGTGTTCGCGCCGAACAAGACGCTGGCGGCCCAGCTGTACGCCGAGTTCCGCGAATTCTTCCCGCAGAACGCGGTCGAGTACTTCGTCTCGTACTACGATTACTACCAGCCGGAAGCGTACGTGCCGCAGCGCGACCTGTTCATCGAAAAGGACTCGTCGATCAACGAGCACATCGAGCAGATGCGCCTGTCGTGCACCAAGTCGCTGATGGAACGGCGCGACGTGGTGATCGTGGCGACCGTGTCGGCCATCTACGGTATCGGTAATCCGAACGAGTACCACAAGATGATCCTGACGCTGCGCGCCGGCGACAAGGTGGCGCAGCGCGACGTGATCGCGCGCCTGATCCAGATGCAGTACACGCGCAACGAGATGGACTTCTCGCGCGGTTCGTTCCGCGTGCGCGGCGACACCATCGACATTTTCCCGGCCGAGCACGCCGAGCTGGCGATCCGCGTCGAGATGTTCGACGACGAGATCGAATCGCTGCAATTGTTCGACCCGCTGACCGGGCGCATCCGCCAGAAGATCCCGCGCTTTACCGTGTACCCGGGTTCGCACTACGTCACGCCGCGCTCGACCGTGCTGCGCGCCGTCGACTCGATCAAGGCCGAGCTGCGCGACCGCCTGGAACAGTTCCGCGAACAGGGCAAGCTGCTGGAAGAGCAGCGCCTGGAGCAGCGCACCCGCTTCGACCTGGAGATGCTGGCCGAGGTCGGTTTCACGAAGGGCATCGAGAACTACTCGCGCCACCTGTCCGGCGCCATGCCGGGCGAACCGCCGCCGACGCTGATCGATTACCTGCCCAAGGACGCGCTGATGTTCATGGACGAGTCGCACGTGATGATCGGCCAGTTGAACGCCATGTACAACGGCGACCGCTCGCGCAAGGTGAACCTGGTCGACTACGGTTTCCGCTTGCCGTCGGCGCTGGACAACCGGCCGCTGAAGTTCGAGGAATTCGAGAACAAGATGCGCCAGTGCATTTTTGTGTCGGCCACGCCGGCCGAGTATGAAAAGCAGCACGCCGACAACGTGGTCGAGCAGGTGGTGCGCCCGACCGGCCTGGTCGACCCGCAGCTGTTCGTGCGCCCGGCGCGCTCGCAGGTGGACGACCTGATGGGCGAGATCACCGACCGCATCGCCAAGGACGAGCGCGTGCTGGTGACCACGCTGACCAAGCGCATGGCCGAGCAGCTGACCGAGTACCTGGGCGACCACGGCATCAAGGTGCGCTACCTGCACAGCGACATCGACACCGTCGAGCGCGTGGAAATCCTGCGCGACCTGCGCCTGGGCACCTTCGACGTGCTGGTCGGCATCAACCTGCTGCGCGAGGGCCTGGACTTGCCGGAAGTCTCGCTGGTGGCGGTGCTGGACGCCGACAAGGAAGGTTTCCTGCGCTCGGAACGCTCGCTGATCCAGACCATCGGCCGCGCGGCGCGCAACCTGAACGGCGTGGCGATCCTGTACGGCGACCAGGTGACCGACTCGATGCAGCGCGCCATCGACGAGACCGAGCGCCGCCGCGCCAAGCAGATCGCCTTCAACGCCGCCAACGGCATCGTGCCGAAGGGGGTGAACAAGAAGATCAAGGACATGATCGACGGCGTCTACAGCGCGGCCGCGGCCAAGCAGATGCAGGACGGCTCGATCGCCTCGGCGCAGGAAACCGCCAAGGTCGAGGCGATGAGCGAGAAGCAGATCTCGAAGGAGATCAAGCGCCTCGAAAAGCTCATGGTCGACCACGCCAAGAACCTGGAGTTCGAAAAGGCGGCGCAGGTGCGCGACCAGCTGCACGTGCTCAAGCAGCAAGCCTTCGGCGCGCCGGGGGCGGACAACGTGGTGTCTATTTTGGGGAAGTAA
- a CDS encoding amino acid aminotransferase, with amino-acid sequence MNSTAPASIFGAIAMAPRDPILGITEAFNADTNPGKINLGVGVYYDDNGKVPLLDCVRRAESVLMEQPAPRTYLPIEGLGAYYKAVQELVFGADSPVIQEKRAITVQALGGTGALKIGADFLKRFAPGSDVYISDPSWENHRALFESAGFTVNNYTYYDPATHGVDFDGMLAALRAMPEGAIVVLHACCHNPTGADLTADQWGQVIDAVQEGGLIPFLDMAYQGFGSGILEDGAVVRRFVEAGGPLLVSNSFSKSFSLYGERVGALSVVASSSEEAARLLSQLKRIVRTNYSNPPTHGGKVVATVLSTPELRQLWEDELAGMRVRIKQMREELVRKLAEKAPGKDFAFVRQQVGMFSYSGLTKEQVGQLRDESIYAVDTGRICVAALNSKNIDRVVDAIAKVL; translated from the coding sequence ATGAATTCCACAGCTCCTGCCAGTATCTTCGGCGCCATCGCCATGGCCCCGCGCGACCCCATCCTGGGCATTACCGAAGCCTTCAATGCGGATACCAACCCGGGCAAGATCAACCTGGGCGTCGGTGTCTACTATGACGACAATGGCAAGGTGCCGCTGCTGGATTGCGTACGCAGGGCGGAGTCGGTGTTGATGGAACAGCCGGCACCGCGCACCTACCTGCCGATCGAAGGCCTGGGCGCGTATTACAAGGCTGTGCAAGAACTCGTATTTGGTGCCGACAGCCCGGTTATTCAAGAGAAGCGCGCGATCACCGTGCAGGCCCTGGGCGGCACCGGCGCACTCAAGATCGGCGCCGACTTCCTCAAGCGCTTCGCGCCGGGTTCCGATGTCTACATCAGCGACCCGAGCTGGGAAAACCACCGCGCGCTGTTCGAAAGTGCCGGCTTCACCGTCAACAATTACACCTATTACGATCCGGCCACCCACGGCGTCGATTTCGACGGCATGCTGGCCGCCCTGCGCGCCATGCCGGAAGGCGCGATCGTGGTGCTGCACGCCTGCTGCCACAACCCGACCGGCGCCGACCTGACGGCCGACCAGTGGGGCCAGGTCATCGACGCCGTGCAGGAGGGCGGCCTGATCCCGTTCCTGGACATGGCCTACCAGGGCTTCGGTTCGGGTATCCTCGAAGACGGCGCGGTGGTGCGCCGCTTCGTCGAGGCCGGCGGCCCGCTGCTGGTATCGAACTCGTTCTCGAAGTCGTTCTCGCTGTACGGCGAGCGCGTCGGCGCCTTGTCCGTGGTGGCCTCGTCCAGCGAGGAAGCGGCGCGCCTGCTGTCGCAGCTGAAGCGCATCGTGCGCACCAACTACTCGAACCCGCCGACCCATGGCGGCAAGGTGGTGGCCACCGTGCTGTCGACTCCGGAACTGCGCCAGCTGTGGGAAGACGAACTGGCCGGCATGCGCGTGCGCATCAAGCAGATGCGCGAAGAACTGGTGCGCAAGCTGGCGGAAAAGGCGCCGGGCAAGGACTTCGCGTTCGTGCGCCAGCAGGTCGGCATGTTCTCGTACTCGGGCCTGACCAAGGAGCAGGTCGGCCAGCTGCGCGACGAGTCGATCTACGCCGTGGACACCGGCCGCATCTGCGTGGCCGCGCTGAACTCGAAGAACATCGATCGCGTTGTTGACGCCATCGCAAAAGTTCTCTAA
- the purT gene encoding formate-dependent phosphoribosylglycinamide formyltransferase, with translation MNIPRTPGNIGTPLSPSATRVMLLGSGELGKEVIISLQRLGIEVIAVDRYPDAPGHQVAHRAHVIDMTDGDALAALIERERPHLVVPEIEAIATAKLAELEDAGAITCIPTARAALLTMNREGIRRLAAEELGLATSPYRFASSLEELRQACAEIGFPCVVKPVMSSSGKGQSKLDGAGDVEAAWHHAAAGGRVDAGRVIVEGFIDFDYEITLLTVRATGAGGQVETQFCAPIGHKQVQGDYVESWQPQPMTAGALANAKEIAQKVTANLGGRGVFGVELFVKGDMVWFSEVSPRPHDTGMVTMATQVQSEFELHAKAILGLPVNVALRAPGASAVIYGQLDQAGIAFEGVAEALRVPESDIRLFGKPESFARRRMGVALATAGDVDTARARALEAASKVKPVSA, from the coding sequence ATGAACATACCCCGCACTCCCGGCAACATCGGTACTCCGCTCTCCCCGTCCGCCACGCGCGTCATGCTGCTCGGCTCCGGCGAACTCGGCAAGGAAGTCATCATCTCGCTGCAGCGCCTCGGCATCGAAGTGATCGCGGTCGACCGCTACCCGGACGCGCCCGGCCACCAGGTGGCGCACCGCGCCCACGTAATCGACATGACGGACGGCGACGCCCTGGCCGCACTGATCGAGCGCGAGCGCCCGCACCTGGTGGTGCCCGAGATCGAGGCGATCGCCACCGCCAAACTGGCCGAGCTGGAAGACGCCGGCGCCATCACCTGCATCCCGACCGCGCGTGCGGCGCTGCTCACGATGAACCGCGAAGGCATCCGCCGCCTGGCCGCCGAGGAACTCGGCCTGGCGACCTCGCCCTACCGCTTCGCCAGCAGCCTGGAGGAACTGAGGCAGGCCTGCGCCGAGATCGGCTTTCCGTGCGTGGTGAAACCAGTGATGTCCTCGTCCGGCAAGGGGCAATCGAAGCTGGACGGTGCCGGCGACGTCGAAGCCGCCTGGCACCACGCCGCGGCCGGCGGGCGCGTCGATGCCGGGCGCGTGATCGTCGAGGGCTTCATCGACTTCGACTACGAGATCACGCTCTTGACCGTGCGCGCCACCGGCGCCGGCGGCCAGGTGGAAACGCAGTTCTGCGCGCCGATCGGCCACAAGCAGGTGCAGGGCGACTACGTCGAATCCTGGCAGCCGCAGCCGATGACGGCGGGCGCGCTGGCCAACGCCAAGGAAATCGCGCAAAAGGTCACCGCCAACCTGGGCGGCCGGGGCGTGTTCGGTGTCGAACTGTTCGTCAAGGGCGACATGGTGTGGTTCTCGGAAGTCAGCCCGCGCCCGCACGACACCGGCATGGTGACCATGGCGACCCAGGTGCAGAGCGAGTTCGAACTGCATGCGAAAGCCATCCTCGGCCTGCCGGTAAACGTGGCGCTGCGCGCGCCGGGCGCCTCGGCGGTGATCTACGGCCAGCTGGACCAGGCCGGCATCGCCTTCGAGGGCGTGGCCGAGGCGCTGCGCGTGCCGGAATCGGACATCCGCCTGTTCGGCAAGCCGGAATCGTTCGCGCGCCGGCGCATGGGGGTGGCGCTGGCGACGGCCGGCGACGTGGATACGGCGCGTGCCCGCGCCCTGGAAGCCGCGTCGAAGGTGAAACCGGTATCCGCGTAG
- a CDS encoding acyl-CoA dehydrogenase: protein MPMAFTSTTSAASLLLERDARRIARHAAAAERAGWLHPAQRALLHRRGWLRMLAPRALGGAEMALPDVVRLEEALARVDGSMGWTVTLCAGAGWFAGFLPPALARRVLATPRVCLAGSGAPTGIAEREGDGWRIDGHWDYASGAPMATHFTFNAILREGGRPLPDDAGQPRVQAFVVPAALVEVQPNWNTIGLRATASHGYRVRDRWIGAGHGFEIDPARAREQGPLYRFPFLAFAFVTLAANVAGMGAHFLELAGECIGRRRHRFGVPGEMLAAVPAVRAALELASAGLATARARLYAALDAAWARVLVDGHVDAATADGLQALSMDWVSAARRAVDSLTPYCGLQAMRADSEINRVWRDFHTASQHALLAPLS, encoded by the coding sequence ATGCCGATGGCTTTTACCTCGACCACCAGCGCCGCCAGCCTTCTGCTCGAACGCGACGCGCGCCGCATCGCCCGCCATGCCGCCGCTGCCGAGCGCGCCGGCTGGCTGCATCCGGCCCAGCGGGCGCTGCTCCACCGGCGCGGCTGGCTGCGCATGCTGGCGCCGCGCGCACTGGGCGGCGCCGAGATGGCGCTGCCGGACGTGGTGCGCCTGGAAGAAGCGCTCGCGCGCGTGGACGGCAGCATGGGCTGGACCGTGACCCTGTGCGCCGGCGCCGGCTGGTTCGCCGGCTTCCTGCCGCCCGCGCTGGCGCGCCGGGTACTGGCCACGCCGCGGGTGTGCCTGGCCGGCAGCGGCGCGCCCACCGGCATTGCCGAGCGCGAAGGCGACGGCTGGCGCATCGACGGCCACTGGGACTATGCCAGCGGCGCGCCGATGGCGACCCATTTCACCTTCAACGCCATCCTGCGCGAGGGCGGCCGGCCGCTGCCGGACGACGCCGGCCAGCCGCGTGTCCAGGCCTTCGTGGTGCCGGCCGCACTGGTGGAGGTGCAGCCGAACTGGAACACGATCGGCCTGCGCGCCACCGCCTCGCACGGCTACCGCGTGCGCGACCGCTGGATCGGCGCCGGGCACGGCTTCGAGATCGATCCGGCCAGGGCGCGCGAGCAAGGCCCCTTGTACCGCTTTCCCTTCCTGGCCTTCGCCTTCGTCACGCTGGCGGCCAACGTGGCCGGCATGGGCGCGCATTTCCTCGAACTGGCGGGCGAGTGCATCGGCCGGCGCCGGCACCGCTTCGGCGTGCCGGGCGAGATGCTGGCTGCCGTGCCGGCGGTGCGCGCCGCGCTCGAGCTGGCCAGCGCCGGCCTGGCCACGGCGCGCGCGCGCCTCTACGCGGCGCTCGACGCCGCCTGGGCGCGCGTGCTGGTGGACGGCCATGTCGATGCCGCCACCGCGGACGGCCTGCAGGCGCTGTCGATGGATTGGGTGAGCGCGGCGCGGCGGGCGGTGGACAGCTTGACGCCGTACTGCGGCTTGCAGGCGATGCGCGCCGACAGCGAGATCAACCGCGTGTGGCGCGATTTTCACACGGCGTCCCAGCATGCGCTGCTGGCGCCGCTGAGTTGA
- a CDS encoding MFS transporter — protein sequence MEQPVDTSTAQPAQPLPQAPSAVLQDGLPPGPRGWAILSLAIGVGMSSLDTAIANTALPAMAAQLHAAPADSVWIVNAYQLAMVATLLPIAALAETVGYRRVYVAGMALFTLASLACALAWSLPALIVARLFQGLGASAIMGVNTALLRVVYPAKLHGRGFGNNALVVAVGFAVGPSLASLILAASSWEWLFGINVLPGIVAFFLARKALPESPRASHRFDRLAGLYCVIAFGMAVLALGDGAHRVDYHKLLPEALVACVFFLLLLHRQRRHPAPLLPVDLLRRPMFALSTLTAVCTFAAQALAFVALPFYFESALGRSPIETGFLMTPWPVLVGVMAPLAGRLSDRYSPGLLGGIGLLILSAGLLALLRMPAAPSALDIGWRMAVCGIGFGFFQAPNMKAIMGSAPAARSGSASGIVATARLTGQATGAALVAFCLTISTLQGSWYALGLAAAFAFAASVASFSRLAVAPGAGL from the coding sequence ATGGAACAGCCAGTCGATACAAGCACCGCCCAGCCGGCGCAACCGCTTCCGCAAGCGCCGTCCGCAGTCTTGCAGGACGGTCTCCCGCCCGGCCCGCGCGGCTGGGCCATCCTGTCGCTGGCGATCGGCGTCGGCATGTCGTCGCTCGACACCGCCATCGCCAACACGGCGCTGCCGGCCATGGCGGCGCAGCTGCACGCGGCGCCGGCCGATTCGGTGTGGATCGTCAACGCCTACCAGCTGGCGATGGTGGCGACCCTGCTGCCGATCGCGGCGCTGGCCGAGACCGTCGGCTACCGGCGCGTGTACGTGGCCGGCATGGCGCTGTTCACGCTGGCCTCGCTGGCGTGCGCGCTGGCCTGGTCGCTGCCGGCGCTGATCGTGGCGCGCCTGTTCCAGGGCCTGGGCGCCAGCGCCATCATGGGCGTCAACACGGCGCTGCTGCGCGTCGTCTACCCGGCCAAGCTGCACGGGCGCGGCTTCGGCAACAATGCGCTGGTGGTGGCGGTCGGGTTCGCGGTCGGCCCCAGCCTGGCCTCGCTGATCCTGGCGGCGTCGTCGTGGGAATGGCTGTTCGGCATCAACGTCCTGCCCGGCATCGTCGCCTTCTTCCTGGCGCGCAAGGCCTTGCCGGAATCGCCGCGCGCCAGCCACCGCTTCGACCGCCTGGCCGGCCTGTACTGCGTGATCGCCTTCGGCATGGCGGTGCTGGCACTGGGCGACGGCGCGCACCGGGTCGACTACCACAAGCTGCTGCCGGAAGCGCTGGTGGCCTGCGTGTTCTTCCTGCTGCTGCTGCACCGCCAGCGCCGGCACCCGGCGCCGCTGCTGCCGGTCGACCTGCTGCGCCGCCCGATGTTCGCGCTGTCCACCCTCACCGCCGTATGCACCTTCGCCGCCCAGGCGCTCGCCTTTGTCGCGCTGCCGTTCTATTTCGAGAGCGCGCTGGGCCGCTCGCCGATCGAGACCGGCTTCCTGATGACGCCGTGGCCGGTGCTGGTCGGGGTGATGGCGCCGCTGGCGGGGCGCCTGAGCGACCGTTATTCGCCCGGCCTGCTGGGCGGCATCGGCCTGTTGATCCTGTCGGCCGGCCTGCTGGCGCTGCTGCGCATGCCGGCGGCGCCGTCGGCGCTCGACATCGGCTGGCGCATGGCGGTGTGCGGCATCGGCTTCGGCTTCTTCCAGGCGCCCAACATGAAGGCGATCATGGGCAGCGCGCCGGCCGCGCGCAGCGGCAGCGCCAGCGGCATCGTCGCCACCGCGCGCCTGACCGGGCAGGCCACCGGCGCCGCGCTGGTGGCGTTCTGCCTGACCATCTCGACGCTGCAGGGCAGCTGGTACGCGCTCGGCCTGGCCGCCGCCTTCGCCTTTGCCGCCAGCGTGGCCAGCTTCTCGCGCCTGGCGGTGGCGCCCGGCGCCGGCCTTTAA
- a CDS encoding HNH endonuclease, whose protein sequence is MTDPLCPLCGRPLGTINIDRHHLIPKSLKGKEQFPIHKICHRKIHATFSEKELLRSYHTWGALQADADIGSFIGWVANKPPEFYTRTFTSNKKKQR, encoded by the coding sequence GTGACTGACCCACTGTGTCCCCTGTGCGGAAGGCCGCTGGGGACGATCAACATCGATCGGCACCACCTGATTCCGAAGTCCTTGAAAGGCAAGGAGCAGTTCCCGATTCACAAGATCTGCCACCGCAAGATCCACGCGACCTTTTCGGAAAAGGAGCTGCTGCGCTCTTATCACACCTGGGGCGCGCTCCAGGCCGATGCCGACATCGGTTCCTTCATCGGCTGGGTCGCGAACAAGCCGCCCGAGTTCTACACGCGCACCTTCACGTCCAACAAGAAGAAGCAGCGCTAG
- a CDS encoding response regulator: MSQYEPNPCSVLLIDDEPFAEDIISHGLKGCAAHTLRYANRAELAVELAREVAATVVLVDLRMPGVDGFEVTRRLRAERDTENVPVILLSSEEDPDIKAMAFAAGANDYLVKWPDPRELVARVRYHSDAFGARRQRDAAFVSLRLSQEQLAASQSALYQAQKMEAIGQLTGGVAHDFNNVLQIIGGNLQLLKLVGNLNDAGRTRVDMALSGVERGAKLSSHLLAFARRQPLQAVVTHPGHLLREMDDMMRRLLGPNASVVTDIADGLGSALVDPNQLNNVLLNLAINARDAMGGSGTLTIRAANVEPDTPVPATLAPGRYIAIEVLDTGKGMPPDVLERAFEPFFTTKPLGQGTGLGLSMAYGFVKQSGGDIVLASEIGRGTSVRIFLPRVDAEPVRQRNSAAAPLQGGAETILVVEDEDAVRDTTCGILSALGYRVLQAADAAAALAIIDDGQAIDLVFTDVIMPGPVSSLQLGEAVRAKLPRAQVLYTSGYAEGVLTHEGKLDAAVDLLQKPYHPDALSARIRHLLRRGRQG, encoded by the coding sequence ATGAGCCAATACGAACCCAACCCCTGTTCCGTTCTGCTCATCGACGACGAACCATTTGCTGAAGACATCATTTCCCATGGTTTGAAGGGATGTGCCGCGCATACCCTGCGCTATGCCAACCGGGCCGAGCTGGCGGTGGAGCTGGCCAGGGAAGTGGCGGCGACGGTGGTGCTGGTCGACCTGCGCATGCCGGGCGTGGATGGGTTCGAGGTAACGCGCCGCCTGCGCGCCGAACGCGATACGGAAAACGTGCCGGTGATCCTGCTGTCCTCCGAAGAGGATCCCGACATCAAGGCCATGGCCTTCGCGGCCGGCGCCAACGATTACCTGGTCAAGTGGCCCGACCCGCGCGAACTGGTGGCGCGCGTGCGCTACCACAGCGATGCCTTCGGCGCGCGGCGCCAGCGCGACGCCGCCTTCGTCTCGCTGCGCCTGAGCCAGGAACAGCTGGCGGCCAGCCAGTCGGCCCTGTACCAGGCGCAGAAGATGGAAGCGATCGGCCAGCTGACCGGCGGGGTGGCGCACGACTTCAACAACGTGCTGCAGATCATCGGCGGCAACCTGCAGCTGCTCAAGCTGGTCGGCAACCTGAACGACGCCGGCCGCACCCGCGTCGACATGGCGCTGTCCGGGGTCGAGCGCGGCGCCAAGCTGTCCTCGCACCTGCTGGCCTTCGCCCGCCGCCAGCCGCTGCAGGCGGTGGTGACCCATCCCGGCCACCTGCTGCGCGAGATGGACGACATGATGCGCCGCCTGCTCGGCCCGAACGCCAGCGTGGTCACCGACATCGCCGATGGACTGGGCAGCGCGCTGGTCGATCCGAACCAGTTGAACAACGTCCTGCTGAACCTGGCGATCAATGCGCGCGACGCCATGGGCGGCAGCGGCACGCTGACCATCCGCGCCGCCAACGTCGAGCCCGACACGCCGGTGCCGGCGACGCTGGCGCCGGGCCGCTACATCGCGATCGAAGTGCTGGACACCGGCAAGGGCATGCCGCCGGACGTGCTGGAGCGCGCCTTCGAACCCTTCTTCACCACCAAGCCGCTGGGGCAGGGCACCGGGCTCGGCCTGTCGATGGCCTATGGCTTCGTCAAGCAGTCGGGCGGCGACATCGTCCTGGCCAGCGAGATCGGCCGCGGCACCAGCGTGCGCATCTTCCTGCCGCGCGTCGATGCCGAGCCGGTGCGCCAGCGCAACAGCGCCGCCGCCCCGCTGCAGGGCGGCGCGGAGACGATCCTGGTGGTCGAGGACGAGGATGCGGTGCGCGATACCACCTGCGGCATCCTGTCGGCGCTCGGCTACCGCGTGCTGCAGGCGGCGGACGCCGCCGCCGCCCTGGCGATCATCGACGACGGGCAGGCGATCGACCTGGTGTTCACCGACGTCATCATGCCCGGCCCGGTCAGCAGCCTGCAGCTGGGCGAAGCGGTGCGCGCGAAGCTGCCGCGGGCGCAGGTCCTGTATACCTCGGGGTATGCGGAAGGGGTGTTGACGCACGAGGGCAAGCTGGACGCGGCGGTGGACCTGCTGCAGAAACCCTACCATCCGGACGCGCTCAGCGCCCGTATCCGCCACTTGCTGCGGCGGGGCCGGCAAGGCTGA
- a CDS encoding response regulator, translated as MLKPILLVEDNPNDLELTLIALSKSQLANQVVVMRDGAEALDYLHRRGEHATRVAGNPAVVLLDLKLPKVDGLEVLKDIRETDSLKPLPVVMLTSSKEEQDLVRSYELGVNAYVVKPVDFTDFVRAISDLGIFWAVLNEPPPGSQRYIKPPKN; from the coding sequence ATGCTCAAGCCCATCCTGCTGGTCGAAGACAATCCGAACGACCTCGAGCTGACGCTGATCGCCCTGTCGAAAAGCCAGCTCGCCAACCAGGTCGTCGTCATGCGCGACGGCGCCGAGGCGCTCGACTACCTGCACCGGCGCGGCGAACATGCCACGCGCGTGGCCGGCAACCCGGCCGTGGTGCTGCTCGACCTGAAGCTGCCGAAGGTCGACGGCCTGGAAGTGCTGAAGGATATCCGCGAGACCGACAGCCTGAAGCCACTGCCGGTGGTGATGCTGACCTCGTCCAAGGAAGAACAGGACCTGGTGCGCAGCTACGAACTGGGCGTGAACGCCTACGTGGTCAAGCCGGTCGACTTCACCGACTTCGTGCGCGCCATCTCGGACCTCGGCATCTTCTGGGCGGTGCTGAACGAACCGCCGCCGGGATCGCAGCGCTACATCAAGCCGCCCAAGAATTGA